A single Anopheles arabiensis isolate DONGOLA chromosome 2, AaraD3, whole genome shotgun sequence DNA region contains:
- the LOC120895205 gene encoding uncharacterized protein LOC120895205 — MNRLLLAFGLVCLLQGLSAEPRPEFALNGTVPASIRITAVKNDANVTATAIKALNVTTVNSAYPGLVGTKTQIEKVITDFDTKAQAILAAYDTLLAANDGNVSGQFDAFVTTINATITYISTDASNVTAELGVFNYTGISDELTDAFERILTGLTDLRAKTVTVQTGIQAAVNSAGSATVSADILRQFVPLRTMYDLLRAASNLRAYLPLVQYILTTTIENIAEADKYLMELNTLLSTGVSTETGRYAEDIQRIANETINQVVDGFAGENISTEAAFNEVLLSPNIGSAPRHSDLIAAATNLSALFTNATLMQQTNAMIAAFIKISTSLTSRIATLQAGFNVLDFPLFKQLVDTLMGNDEYGRYCYQKYKELGKGIFGQAFDSAWQCVDNEYARLEYLKITLGFMIEILAFDYEDVIEQVKVCDNLTSGDNLNNCVSQLANFYTNLFPQTANKISTMYQLATDEATASENRILICIELVYIQGTVLEPQKISDNLAICSRDGPKGSD; from the exons ATGAATCGACTACTGCTAGCGTTCGGACTCGTCTGCTTACTGCAG GGACTCTCTGCTGAGCCGAGACCAGAGTTTGCGTTGAACGGCACCGTCCCAGCAAGCATCCGCATTACGGCGGTGAAAAACGATGCTAATGTCACTGCGACTGCCATCAAGGCGCTCAACGTGACCACTGTTAACTCCGCATATCCAGGGCTAGTCGGCACAAAGACTCAGATTGAAAAAGTCATCACCGACTTCGATACAAAGGCGCAGGCCATCCTTGCCGCCTACGATACGCTGCTGGCTGCTAACGATGGCAACGTCTCTGGACAGTTTGACGCCTTCGTCACCACCATCAATGCAACGATAACGTATATCTCGACCGATGCCAGCAACGTTACGGCCGAGCTGGGCGTGTTCAACTACACTGGCATCTCGGATGAGCTGACGGACGCTTTCGAGCGCATCCTTACCGGATTGACCGATCTGAGAGCGAAGACCGTCACTGTGCAGACAGGTATCCAGGCCGCAGTTAACAGTGCAGGATCGGCGACAGTCAGTGCGGACATTCTGCGCCAGTTCGTGCCACTGCGCACCATGTACGATCTGCTGCGCGCGGCCAGCAACCTGCGTGCCTATCTGCCGCTGGTGCAGTACATTCTGACCACCACGATCGAGAACATCGCGGAAGCGGACAAGTACTTGATGGAACTGAATACCCTTCTGTCGACGGGTGTGTCGACGGAAACTGGCAGGTACGCAGAAGATATTCAAAGGATTGCGAATGAAACTATTAACCAAGTGGTAGACGGTTTTGCCGGTGAGAACATTAGTACTGAAGCAGCCTTCAATGAGGTTTTGTTATCGCCGAATATTGGGAGTGCCCCAAGACATTCGGATCTGATTGCTGCAGCAACTAACCTGAGTGCATTATTCACCAACGCCACGCTGATGCAACAAACGAACGCAATGATTGCCGCATTTATCAAAATTAGCACATCATTGACCTCGCGCATTGCTACACTGCAAGCAGGTTTCAATGTGCTTGACTTTCCACTCTTCAAGCAGCTCGTGGACACGCTGATGGGTAATGACGAGTACGGTCGCTACTGCTATCAGAAGTACAAGGAGCTGGGAAAGGGAATTTTTGGCCAGGCTTTCGATTCGGCCTGGCAGTGTGTGGACAACGAGTATGCGCGTCTCGAATACTTGAAGATCACCCTGGGGTTTATGATTGAAATACTGGCTTTCGATTACGAGGATGTGATAGAACAAGTAAAAGTATGTGATAATCTTACCAGTGGGGATAATCTGAACAATTGCGTCTCACAG CTCGCCAACTTTTATACGAATCTGTTTCCCCAAACTGCCAATAAGATTTCCACCATGTATCAACTCGCTACAGATGAGGCCACAGCCAGCGAGAACCGTATCCTTATATGCATCGAGCTAGTTTACATTCAAGGAACTGTCCTTGAGCCGCAGAAAATCTCCGACAATCTGGCAATCTGTAGCCGAGACGGCCCAAAGGGTTCGGATTAA
- the LOC120895499 gene encoding uncharacterized protein LOC120895499, giving the protein MNRLLLAFGLVCLLQRLSAEPRPEFALNGTVPASIRITAVKNDANTTATAIKALNVTTVNSGFAGLVGTKTQIEKVITQFDTKAQAILAAYDTLLAANDGNVSGQFDAFVTTINATITYISTDASNVTAELGVFNYTGISDELTDAFERILIGLTDLRAKTATVQTGIQAAVNSAGSATVSADILRQFVPLRTMYDLLRAASNLRAYLPLVQYILTTTIENIAEADNFLMNLESLLLAGVSLESAYYEYDIQTIANETIKLLKANFAGKNIDAVSDSIGLTTAYFFLDAPRYEDLTKAAFYLRALYTNASLFQPTNTMVAAFNKISTSLTSRIATLQAGFNVLDFPLFKQLVDTLMGNDEYGRYCYQKYKELGKGIFGQAFDSAWQCVDNEYERLEYLKTTLELMANQLYFDNENVSEHVYYCNKLESGDNLNNCVAAFANFYTNLFPETANKISTIYQLATDEAEASENRILICIELVYIQGTVIEPQKISDNLAICSRDGPKGSD; this is encoded by the exons ATGAATCGACTACTGCTAGCGTTCGGGCTCGTCTGCTTACTGCAG AGACTCTCTGCTGAGCCGAGGCCAGAGTTTGCGTTGAATGGTACCGTTCCAGCAAGCATCCGCATTACGGCGGTGAAAAACGATGCAAATACCACCGCAACAGCCATCAAGGCGCTCAACGTGACCACTGTTAACTCCGGGTTTGCGGGTCTAGTTGGCACAAAGACTCAGATTGAGAAAGTCATCACCCAGTTCGATACAAAGGCGCAGGCCATCCTTGCCGCCTACGATACGCTGCTGGCTGCTAACGATGGCAACGTCTCTGGACAGTTTGACGCCTTCGTCACCACCATCAATGCAACGATAACGTATATCTCGACCGATGCCAGCAACGTTACGGCCGAGCTGGGCGTGTTCAACTACACTGGCATCTCGGATGAGCTGACGGACGCTTTCGAGCGCATCCTTATCGGTTTGACCGATCTGAGAGCGAAGACCGCCACCGTGCAGACGGGTATCCAGGCAGCAGTTAACAGTGCAGGATCGGCGACAGTCAGTGCGGACATTCTGCGCCAGTTCGTGCCACTGCGCACCATGTACGATCTGCTACGCGCGGCCAGCAACCTGCGTGCCTATCTGCCGCTGGTGCAGTACATTCTGACCACCACGATCGAGAACATCGCGGAAGCAGACAATTTCTTGATGAATCTGGAATCCCTTCTGTTGGCAGGTGTGTCGCTAGAATCTGCTTATTACGAATACGATATCCAAACAATTGCGAACGAAACTATTAAACTATTGAAAGCCAATTTTGCCGGTAAGAACATCGATGCTGTTAGTGATAGCATTGGGCTTACAActgcatatttttttttggatgcCCCAAGATATGAAGATCTTACTAAAGCAGCATTCTACCTGCGTGCATTATACACCAACGCCTCGCTGTTTCAACCAACAAACACGATGGTTGCTGCATTTAACAAAATTAGCACATCATTGACCTCGCGCATTGCTACACTGCAAGCAGGTTTCAATGTGCTTGACTTTCCACTCTTCAAGCAGCTCGTGGACACGCTGATGGGTAATGACGAGTACGGTCGCTACTGCTATCAGAAGTACAAGGAGCTGGGAAAGGGAATTTTTGGCCAGGCTTTCGATTCGGCCTGGCAGTGTGTGGACAACGAGTACGAGCGTCTGGAATACTTGAAGACCACCCTCGAGCTAATGGCCAACCAGTTGTATTTCGATAATGAAAATGTGTCAGAACACGTATACTATTGTAATAAACTTGAAAGTGGGGATAATCTGAACAACTGCGTGGCTGCG TTCGCCAACTTCTATACGAATCTGTTTCCCGAAACTGCCAATAAGATTTCCACCATCTATCAACTCGCCACAGATGAGGCCGAAGCTAGTGAGAACCGTATCCTTATATGTATCGAGCTAGTATACATACAAGGCACTGTCATTGAGCCGCAGAAAATCTCCGACAATCTGGCAATCTGTAGCCGAGACGGCCCTAAGGGTTCGGATTAA